One window from the genome of Procambarus clarkii isolate CNS0578487 chromosome 90, FALCON_Pclarkii_2.0, whole genome shotgun sequence encodes:
- the LOC138359366 gene encoding caspase-1-like, translating into MPVRRDAVRYDGHHLQRGHCLIFNHRIFDSYTGFMERHGTDHDRDQAQTLFENLGFKVTVHNNLTVARVKAEIQDLAFGTDHTDCDMLAVVFMSHGEQDILWCRDGHIKAEYLFESFQSDQCKSLAGKPKLFFIQACRGERLDTGVTLERSRPTDETDCGYLSYRIPVAADFLICWSTIPGHYSWRNISSGSWFIQSLVHVLGTEYTYEDLLSMMINVNRYMIINYESHCPSNHHMHGMKQTASIVATLMRKVYLTPKY; encoded by the exons ATGCCTGTGAGACGTGATGCTGTGCGATACGACGGGCATCACCTTCAACGTGGGCACTGTTTGATATTTAATCATCGTATATTTGACTCCTATACTGGTTTTATG GAACGTCATGGGACTGATCACGACCGTGACCAAGCTCAGACGTTGTTTGAAAATTTAGGGTTTAAAGTGACGGTCCATAATAACTTGACCGTCGCCCGGGTCAAAGCTGAAATTCAGGACT TGGCTTTCGGTACTGATCACACAGATTGTGATATGCTAGCTGTGGTGTTCATGTCACACGGGGAACAAGATATCTTGTGGTGTAGGGATGGCCACATAAAAGCCGAGTATCTTTTTGAGAGCTTTCAAAGCGATCAATGTAAATCTCTCGCTGGAAAACCAAAGTTGTTCTTCATACAG GCATGTCGTGGAGAGCGTCTGGACACTGGCGTGACACTGGAACGCTCTCGACCTACTGATGAGACTGACTGCGGTTACTTGTCCTACAGAATTCCGGTAGCGGCTGATTTCCTAATCTGCTGGTCCACCATACCAG GTCATTATTCGTGGCGCAACatctctagtggttcctggttcatACAGTCGTTGGTTCATGTCTTGGGCACGGAATACACCTATGAAGATTTGCTGTCCATGATGATAAATGTCAATAGATATATGATTATTAACTACGAATCCCACTGTCCTT CTAATCACCACATGCATGGAATGAAACAGACAGCCAGTATTGTCGCTACTCTGATGCGCAAGGTATACCTTACACCTAAATACTGA